In the Diorhabda carinulata isolate Delta chromosome 9, icDioCari1.1, whole genome shotgun sequence genome, one interval contains:
- the LOC130898197 gene encoding transcriptional adapter 1-like — MDLNESRKELESCLTEEQKKEYFSLLRKWFLFSSPINKDTFDSNVRKLLVTEEQIRCHNFFLLAILAKCSSNNKPKNTRLSNEKGGFEYIDYSDYIQPSSPTAVPPSDFENRSAAAELFLPDSSFVSCRVAIVAWENGMQGANEKVTELMVHSCQVFVKNIITAMISKKKGYKIRDGKFQFGFNHPIPDPFVRNSNNIIDDSLESKVEVVDEDDTFRPKYKQSLESIEQNIAFAYSCAKKPKFNNTLSVKLLYDTIRDNPSILGLHTINSTNLFKLSLQLSDEDDSD, encoded by the exons ATGg atttAAATGAATCTCGAAAAGAACTAGAATCCTGTTTAAcggaagaacaaaaaaaagaatatttttctcttcttagaaaatggtttctgtttaGTTCTCCTATAAATAAAGACACATTCGACAGTAACGTAAGAAAGTTATTAGTAACAGAAGAACAGATACGATGCCACAATTTTTTCCTTCTAGCCATCCTAGCCAAATGTAGTTCAAATAATAAACCGAAAAATACGCGTTTGTCGAATGAAAAAGGGGGTTTTGAATACATTGATTATTCGGATTACATTCAACCCTCCAGTCCGACTGCAGTTCCTCCGTCTGATTTCGAGAATCGTAGCGCCGCAGCGGAGCTATTCCTTCCGGACAGTAGCTTCGTATCTTGTAGGGTAGCTATAGTAGCATGGGAAAATGGAATGCAAGGTGCAAACGAAAAAGTAACTGAACTAATGGTACATTCTTGTCaagtattcgttaaaaatataataacagcTATGATATCAAAAAAGAAAGGTTATAAAATTAGAGATGGGAAATTTCAGTTTGGTTTTAATCATCCGATCCCCGATCCATTTGTGAGGAACTCTAACAATATAATAGACGATTCGTTGGAGTCTAAAGTAGAAGTTGTGGATGAAGATGACACGTTTAGACCGAAATATAAACAATCACTGGAAAGTATCGAGCAAAATATCGCTTTTGCTTATTCTTGTGCTAAAAAACCTAAATTTAATAACACCCTGAGTGTTAAACTGTTGTATGATACCATCAGAGATAATCCATCGATATTAGGGTTGCACACTATTAATAGCaccaatttattcaaattaagcCTCCAGTTAAGCGATGAGGATGATAGtgattga
- the LOC130898195 gene encoding uncharacterized protein LOC130898195 isoform X2: MNKIKTGNVSGENAEETNQHQYRSSKFSVGFHLFLPVAGLILVVLGRRQIFEKLLLQLDKKYLTVICPNFIRKEALLKWACNRLPPTWSSYSSKTLSGGIKDLWTDGSLLCTLINTGVPGACPNPHRHWKQPPSHAQALAYKYFGVAPIFSNDELNKKLTSTLDRKFLKYLTDIQKSINRTTSTDRESKISERYIVRGMGLFSGEQYKTAEFYIYLDENIDDDNESNVIIQIKGPFGSFGEAVAPKLINKKRKRRPIKNERRPSLNLIENLQSLQSNIINFTRSPRKICGEEIDVEAILENDRIKVTYFPKHQGMYEISLVGGGEVLKCSPFNVHIFAKDNNLDGIDLRRKRTKTVRKITGNQQNGIIYEEKVTSTDSRIKIKNFVNQIAKNAVSDCTIDKNNKKTEKSIKLISPNESNIDILKKNNQKSSEKILKNYVEAKNASENINYKEKKASKSAIVEKINLFESKHEESPCKIGNIPVQGNTVSNKQISNGGGDNSKSNNAVSEQISNGKQLISEYKQVDRNNKKNKFENELKIPDSSLENFSNKLEVKYFKSIVNETNKLQNKDDVNNNSIRDRVQIYLEKSRAGSGISKKNTSPICPDHIVPEVDYKKKNVAEKRKIFAQSSLEIGPFSNNSSFSDNENSLGSSVKKIQPNFNISTDIKEPLKRWSLYSTISLPNLSLDSENSSIGSVKDRKDFWENISAKSEKSVMSTKSELERSKLIWKKPTIKENNENIFKSADNILSITGSLVRTNTKKYQSVDDSLDKCTTLSIKERKKLLVKQAEEIGKITVINNVDGIKNSTERKNKKFNVKFTPIHDKIKRYNSALQLSTGEPVNVQQRFVKKIHTAPSISTKNDNIDVPINPVHHQFNKAIKYFKNLEIQSQNNNNGSKNLHESINKNPSVRYRSGSLNIPNVSERYSINNLYDDIFGTKGSFKGTPNRSAVVKALATFSKTPKRNLGDNEDDIQYDLFKFVKKRKRKSLNSIFDIYY, encoded by the exons atgaataaaatcaaaacag gAAATGTTTCGGGAGAAAATGCGGAAGAAACGAACCAACATCAGTATAGAAGTAGCAAATTTTCAGTCggttttcatctatttttacCAGTGGCCGGATTGATTTTAGTTGTTTTAGGAAGGagacaaatatttgaaaaactattattacaactcgataaaaaatatttaacag TGATCTGCCCcaattttataagaaaagaaGCGCTATTGAAATGGGCTTGTAATAGATTACCGCCCACTTGGTCTTCTTATTCCTCTAAAACTTTATCCGGGGGGATAAAAGATTTATGGACTGACGGGTCTTTACTTTGTACTTTAATAAATACGGGGGTACCGGGGGCTTGTCCTAATCCCCATCGACATTGGAAACAACCACCATCACACGCACAAGCTTTGGCCTATAAATATTTCGGAGTAGCCCcg ATTTTTTCAAACGACGAACTGAATAAGAAATTAACGTCGACATTAGacagaaaatttctaaaatacttGACGGATATTCAAAAATCCATTAACCGCACTACGAGTACCGATAGGGAAAGCAAAATTTCCGAACGCTATATCGTCAGAGGCATGGGACTATTTTCCGGCGAGCAATACAAAACAGCCgaattttatatctatttagACGAAAACATCGACGACGATAACGAAAGCAACGTCATAATACAGATAAAAGGACCGTTCGGATCGTTCGGCGAAGCCGTGGCGCcgaaattgataaacaaaaagaGGAAACGCAGACCGATTAAAAACGAAAGACGACCCTCGTTGAATCTGATCGAAAATTTGCAATCGCTCCAATCGAACATCATCAATTTCACTAGGAGTCCGAGGAAAATATGCGGGGAGGAAATCGACGTGGAAGCCATATTGGAAAATGATAGAATTAAAGTGACTTATTTTCCGAAACATCAAGGAATGTACGAAATTAGTTTGGTCGGTGGTGGGGAAGTGTTGAAATGTAGTCCTTTCAACGTTCATATTTTTGCTAAGGATAATAATTTAGATGGAATTGATCTGAGGAGGAAACGTACGAAAACTGTTAGAAAAATTACAG GTAATCAACAAAACGGAATTATTTACGAAGAAAAAGTCACTTCAACAGATtccagaataaaaattaaaaacttcgTAAATCAAATTGCAAAAAATGCTGTATCGGACTGTACTattgataaaaacaataaaaaaaccgaaaaatcaatcaaattaatcAGTCCCAACGAAAGTAATATCGATATACTgaaaaagaataatcaaaaaagttccgaaaaaatacttaaaaactACGTTGAAGCGAAAAATGCgtctgaaaatattaattacaagGAAAAAAAAGCCTCAAAAAGTGcgattgttgaaaaaatcaacttattCGAGTCCAAACACGAGGAATCACCCTGTAAAATAGGCAATATACCAGTGCAAGGAAACACCGTCtcgaataaacaaatttcgaaCGGCGGCGGCGATAATTCGAAATCAAACAACGCTGTTTCTGAACAAATAAGTAACGGCAAACAATTAATTAGCGAGTACAAACAAGTAGAccgtaataataaaaaaaataaatttgaaaatgaattaaaaattccgGACAGTTCGCTAGAAAATTTCTCAAACAAATTGGAGGTTAAATATTTTAAGAGTATCGTTAACGAAACTAATAAATTGCAAAATAAAGATGACGTCAATAATAATTCTATCAGAGATAGAGtacaaatttatttggaaaaatcgaGAGCCGGCTCtggaatttcgaaaaaaaatactTCTCCGATATGCCCCGATCATATTGTACCGGAAGTagattacaagaaaaaaaatgtggCCGAAAAAAGAAAg ATTTTCGCTCAATCTTCATTAGAAATCGGACCATTTTCAAACAATTCCTCATTTTCGGATAACGAAAATAGTTTAGGATCAAGTGTGAAAAAAATCCAaccgaatttcaatatttcaaccGATATAAAAGAACCATTGAAACGTTGGTCGTTATACAGTACGATAAGTTTACCGAATCTGTCATTAGATTCGGAAAATTCTTCGATTGGTTCGGTAAAAGATAGAAAAGACTTTTGGGAGAATATTTCCGCCAAGAGTGAGAAATCTGTAATGTCGACAAAAAGTGAACTTGAAAGGAgcaaattaatttggaaaaaaccgacaattaaagaaaataacgaaaatattttcaaatcagcagacaatattttatctataactGGTAGTTTAGTTCGTACTAATACGAAAAAGTACCAATCTGTTGATGATTCTTTAGATAAATGTACTACTTTATCTATcaaagaaaggaaaaaattattagtaaaacAAGCTgaggaaattggaaaaattactgTTATAAATAATGTTGATGGAATAAAAAACAGTACggagagaaaaaataaaaagttcaatGTAAAATTTACTCCTATTCATGATAAAATCAAAAGATATAACAGCG CTTTACAATTATCAACTGGAGAACCTGTAAATGTACAACAGAGATTTGTAAAGAAAATTCATACTGCTCCCAGTATATCAACAAAAAACGACAATATCGACGTTCCAATTAATCCAGTACACCACCAATTCAATAaggcaataaaatatttcaaaaatttggagaTACAATCTCAGAATAATAATAACGGATCGAAAAATCTCCACGAATCGATTAATAAAAACCCAAGTGTGAGATATAGAAGCGGAAGTTTGAATATACCAAATGTATCTGAAAGATACTCAATAAATAATCTCTATGATGATATTTTTGGTACGAAGGGGAGTTTCAAAGGCACCCCTAATAGATCAGCAGTTGTTAAAGCTTTAGCCACGTTTTCCAAAACCCCCAAAAGAAATCTTGGAGACAACGAAGATGATATACAGTacgatttattcaaatttgttaaaaaaaggaaaagaaaaagtttgaactcgatttttgatatttattattaa
- the LOC130898196 gene encoding N(6)-adenine-specific methyltransferase METTL4: MSIIYENEIGFYISHELYINKVCENVCTSCGNTYMLNSNLFNINTPYKNSSKLQKRIKLKEERKEFEDLVIEQEDVKQKYVSFLPHIKEYLKESSGDNKMALETADYINKTFENFRVVDVRGKNSGSAVIKEINSSKYLFPVNTEFYCKDICEINIYLKDRKFDVILLDPPWWNKYIRRKRKKSTDSYKMIYNDDLKQLPIENLLSDDGLLVVWCTNSKQNSNALLTDLFPHWNVEFVSKWYWLKITKTGEPICNFSHPPGKQPYEKIIFAKRKTNKTNFPVDGKILVSIPSVLHSHKPPLMEILEKYLSKDSERLEIFARYLLPGWTSYGNEVLKLQNECLFKCNCME, encoded by the exons atgAGTATAATATACGAAAatgaaattggtttttatatttcacacgaattatatataaacaaagtaTGTGAAAACGTGTGTACTTCATGTGGTAATACTTACATGCTAAACTCGAATTTATTCAACATTAACACGCCATATAAAAATAGTTCCAAATTGCAAAAACGAATAAAATTAAAGGAAGAAAGGAAAGAATTTGAGGATCTCGTAATAGAACAAGAAGATGTTAAACAGAAATATGTGAGTTTTTTACCGcatataaaagaatatttaaaagagAGTTCCGGCGATAACAAAATGGCTCTCGAAACAGCTGATTATATCAACAAGACTTTCGAAAACTTCAG AGTTGTAGATGTTCGAGGAAAAAATAGTGGATCTGCTgttattaaagaaataaatagttcaaaatatttgtttccagtAAATACAGAATTCTATTGTAAagatatttgtgaaataaatatttatttgaaagataGAAAGTTTGATGTAATTCTGTTGGATCCTCCGTGGTGGAATAAATacattagaagaaaaagaaaaaaatcaacag atagttacaaaatgatttataaCGATGATTTAAAACAACTACCAATAGAAAACTTATTATCCGATGACGGTTTACTAGTAGTATGGTGCACCAATTCCAAACAAAATTCAAACGCGCTCTTAACCGATTTATTTCCACACTGGAACGTCGAATTCGTTTCCAAATGGTACTggttgaaaataacaaaaaccgGCGAACCAATATGTAACTTTTCTCACCCCCCCGGTAAACAACCATACGAAAAAATCATATTCgccaaaagaaaaacaaataaaacaaattttcccGTAGACGGTAAGATATTGGTGAGTATACCGAGTGTTTTACATTCGCATAAACCGCCTTTAatggaaattttggaaaaatatttatcgaaagATTCCGAACGTTTGGAAATATTTGCCAGATATCTTCTTCCGGGTTGGACAAGTTATGGTAACGAAGTGCTGAAATTACAAAACGAGTGTCTTTTCAAATGTAATTGTATGGAATAA
- the LOC130898195 gene encoding uncharacterized protein LOC130898195 isoform X3, producing the protein MGLFSGEQYKTAEFYIYLDENIDDDNESNVIIQIKGPFGSFGEAVAPKLINKKRKRRPIKNERRPSLNLIENLQSLQSNIINFTRSPRKICGEEIDVEAILENDRIKVTYFPKHQGMYEISLVGGGEVLKCSPFNVHIFAKDNNLDGIDLRRKRTKTVRKITGNQQNGIIYEEKVTSTDSRIKIKNFVNQIAKNAVSDCTIDKNNKKTEKSIKLISPNESNIDILKKNNQKSSEKILKNYVEAKNASENINYKEKKASKSAIVEKINLFESKHEESPCKIGNIPVQGNTVSNKQISNGGGDNSKSNNAVSEQISNGKQLISEYKQVDRNNKKNKFENELKIPDSSLENFSNKLEVKYFKSIVNETNKLQNKDDVNNNSIRDRVQIYLEKSRAGSGISKKNTSPICPDHIVPEVDYKKKNVAEKRKIFAQSSLEIGPFSNNSSFSDNENSLGSSVKKIQPNFNISTDIKEPLKRWSLYSTISLPNLSLDSENSSIGSVKDRKDFWENISAKSEKSVMSTKSELERSKLIWKKPTIKENNENIFKSADNILSITGSLVRTNTKKYQSVDDSLDKCTTLSIKERKKLLVKQAEEIGKITVINNVDGIKNSTERKNKKFNVKFTPIHDKIKRYNSALQLSTGEPVNVQQRFVKKIHTAPSISTKNDNIDVPINPVHHQFNKAIKYFKNLEIQSQNNNNGSKNLHESINKNPSVRYRSGSLNIPNVSERYSINNLYDDIFGTKGSFKGTPNRSAVVKALATFSKTPKRNLGDNEDDIQYDLFKFVKKRKRKSLNSIFDIYY; encoded by the exons ATGGGACTATTTTCCGGCGAGCAATACAAAACAGCCgaattttatatctatttagACGAAAACATCGACGACGATAACGAAAGCAACGTCATAATACAGATAAAAGGACCGTTCGGATCGTTCGGCGAAGCCGTGGCGCcgaaattgataaacaaaaagaGGAAACGCAGACCGATTAAAAACGAAAGACGACCCTCGTTGAATCTGATCGAAAATTTGCAATCGCTCCAATCGAACATCATCAATTTCACTAGGAGTCCGAGGAAAATATGCGGGGAGGAAATCGACGTGGAAGCCATATTGGAAAATGATAGAATTAAAGTGACTTATTTTCCGAAACATCAAGGAATGTACGAAATTAGTTTGGTCGGTGGTGGGGAAGTGTTGAAATGTAGTCCTTTCAACGTTCATATTTTTGCTAAGGATAATAATTTAGATGGAATTGATCTGAGGAGGAAACGTACGAAAACTGTTAGAAAAATTACAG GTAATCAACAAAACGGAATTATTTACGAAGAAAAAGTCACTTCAACAGATtccagaataaaaattaaaaacttcgTAAATCAAATTGCAAAAAATGCTGTATCGGACTGTACTattgataaaaacaataaaaaaaccgaaaaatcaatcaaattaatcAGTCCCAACGAAAGTAATATCGATATACTgaaaaagaataatcaaaaaagttccgaaaaaatacttaaaaactACGTTGAAGCGAAAAATGCgtctgaaaatattaattacaagGAAAAAAAAGCCTCAAAAAGTGcgattgttgaaaaaatcaacttattCGAGTCCAAACACGAGGAATCACCCTGTAAAATAGGCAATATACCAGTGCAAGGAAACACCGTCtcgaataaacaaatttcgaaCGGCGGCGGCGATAATTCGAAATCAAACAACGCTGTTTCTGAACAAATAAGTAACGGCAAACAATTAATTAGCGAGTACAAACAAGTAGAccgtaataataaaaaaaataaatttgaaaatgaattaaaaattccgGACAGTTCGCTAGAAAATTTCTCAAACAAATTGGAGGTTAAATATTTTAAGAGTATCGTTAACGAAACTAATAAATTGCAAAATAAAGATGACGTCAATAATAATTCTATCAGAGATAGAGtacaaatttatttggaaaaatcgaGAGCCGGCTCtggaatttcgaaaaaaaatactTCTCCGATATGCCCCGATCATATTGTACCGGAAGTagattacaagaaaaaaaatgtggCCGAAAAAAGAAAg ATTTTCGCTCAATCTTCATTAGAAATCGGACCATTTTCAAACAATTCCTCATTTTCGGATAACGAAAATAGTTTAGGATCAAGTGTGAAAAAAATCCAaccgaatttcaatatttcaaccGATATAAAAGAACCATTGAAACGTTGGTCGTTATACAGTACGATAAGTTTACCGAATCTGTCATTAGATTCGGAAAATTCTTCGATTGGTTCGGTAAAAGATAGAAAAGACTTTTGGGAGAATATTTCCGCCAAGAGTGAGAAATCTGTAATGTCGACAAAAAGTGAACTTGAAAGGAgcaaattaatttggaaaaaaccgacaattaaagaaaataacgaaaatattttcaaatcagcagacaatattttatctataactGGTAGTTTAGTTCGTACTAATACGAAAAAGTACCAATCTGTTGATGATTCTTTAGATAAATGTACTACTTTATCTATcaaagaaaggaaaaaattattagtaaaacAAGCTgaggaaattggaaaaattactgTTATAAATAATGTTGATGGAATAAAAAACAGTACggagagaaaaaataaaaagttcaatGTAAAATTTACTCCTATTCATGATAAAATCAAAAGATATAACAGCG CTTTACAATTATCAACTGGAGAACCTGTAAATGTACAACAGAGATTTGTAAAGAAAATTCATACTGCTCCCAGTATATCAACAAAAAACGACAATATCGACGTTCCAATTAATCCAGTACACCACCAATTCAATAaggcaataaaatatttcaaaaatttggagaTACAATCTCAGAATAATAATAACGGATCGAAAAATCTCCACGAATCGATTAATAAAAACCCAAGTGTGAGATATAGAAGCGGAAGTTTGAATATACCAAATGTATCTGAAAGATACTCAATAAATAATCTCTATGATGATATTTTTGGTACGAAGGGGAGTTTCAAAGGCACCCCTAATAGATCAGCAGTTGTTAAAGCTTTAGCCACGTTTTCCAAAACCCCCAAAAGAAATCTTGGAGACAACGAAGATGATATACAGTacgatttattcaaatttgttaaaaaaaggaaaagaaaaagtttgaactcgatttttgatatttattattaa
- the LOC130898195 gene encoding uncharacterized protein LOC130898195 isoform X1: protein MWVIVAAIWMSTLISRNVSGENAEETNQHQYRSSKFSVGFHLFLPVAGLILVVLGRRQIFEKLLLQLDKKYLTVICPNFIRKEALLKWACNRLPPTWSSYSSKTLSGGIKDLWTDGSLLCTLINTGVPGACPNPHRHWKQPPSHAQALAYKYFGVAPIFSNDELNKKLTSTLDRKFLKYLTDIQKSINRTTSTDRESKISERYIVRGMGLFSGEQYKTAEFYIYLDENIDDDNESNVIIQIKGPFGSFGEAVAPKLINKKRKRRPIKNERRPSLNLIENLQSLQSNIINFTRSPRKICGEEIDVEAILENDRIKVTYFPKHQGMYEISLVGGGEVLKCSPFNVHIFAKDNNLDGIDLRRKRTKTVRKITGNQQNGIIYEEKVTSTDSRIKIKNFVNQIAKNAVSDCTIDKNNKKTEKSIKLISPNESNIDILKKNNQKSSEKILKNYVEAKNASENINYKEKKASKSAIVEKINLFESKHEESPCKIGNIPVQGNTVSNKQISNGGGDNSKSNNAVSEQISNGKQLISEYKQVDRNNKKNKFENELKIPDSSLENFSNKLEVKYFKSIVNETNKLQNKDDVNNNSIRDRVQIYLEKSRAGSGISKKNTSPICPDHIVPEVDYKKKNVAEKRKIFAQSSLEIGPFSNNSSFSDNENSLGSSVKKIQPNFNISTDIKEPLKRWSLYSTISLPNLSLDSENSSIGSVKDRKDFWENISAKSEKSVMSTKSELERSKLIWKKPTIKENNENIFKSADNILSITGSLVRTNTKKYQSVDDSLDKCTTLSIKERKKLLVKQAEEIGKITVINNVDGIKNSTERKNKKFNVKFTPIHDKIKRYNSALQLSTGEPVNVQQRFVKKIHTAPSISTKNDNIDVPINPVHHQFNKAIKYFKNLEIQSQNNNNGSKNLHESINKNPSVRYRSGSLNIPNVSERYSINNLYDDIFGTKGSFKGTPNRSAVVKALATFSKTPKRNLGDNEDDIQYDLFKFVKKRKRKSLNSIFDIYY, encoded by the exons ATGTGGGTGATTGTTGCTGCAATTTGGATGTCTACTTTAATTTCCC gAAATGTTTCGGGAGAAAATGCGGAAGAAACGAACCAACATCAGTATAGAAGTAGCAAATTTTCAGTCggttttcatctatttttacCAGTGGCCGGATTGATTTTAGTTGTTTTAGGAAGGagacaaatatttgaaaaactattattacaactcgataaaaaatatttaacag TGATCTGCCCcaattttataagaaaagaaGCGCTATTGAAATGGGCTTGTAATAGATTACCGCCCACTTGGTCTTCTTATTCCTCTAAAACTTTATCCGGGGGGATAAAAGATTTATGGACTGACGGGTCTTTACTTTGTACTTTAATAAATACGGGGGTACCGGGGGCTTGTCCTAATCCCCATCGACATTGGAAACAACCACCATCACACGCACAAGCTTTGGCCTATAAATATTTCGGAGTAGCCCcg ATTTTTTCAAACGACGAACTGAATAAGAAATTAACGTCGACATTAGacagaaaatttctaaaatacttGACGGATATTCAAAAATCCATTAACCGCACTACGAGTACCGATAGGGAAAGCAAAATTTCCGAACGCTATATCGTCAGAGGCATGGGACTATTTTCCGGCGAGCAATACAAAACAGCCgaattttatatctatttagACGAAAACATCGACGACGATAACGAAAGCAACGTCATAATACAGATAAAAGGACCGTTCGGATCGTTCGGCGAAGCCGTGGCGCcgaaattgataaacaaaaagaGGAAACGCAGACCGATTAAAAACGAAAGACGACCCTCGTTGAATCTGATCGAAAATTTGCAATCGCTCCAATCGAACATCATCAATTTCACTAGGAGTCCGAGGAAAATATGCGGGGAGGAAATCGACGTGGAAGCCATATTGGAAAATGATAGAATTAAAGTGACTTATTTTCCGAAACATCAAGGAATGTACGAAATTAGTTTGGTCGGTGGTGGGGAAGTGTTGAAATGTAGTCCTTTCAACGTTCATATTTTTGCTAAGGATAATAATTTAGATGGAATTGATCTGAGGAGGAAACGTACGAAAACTGTTAGAAAAATTACAG GTAATCAACAAAACGGAATTATTTACGAAGAAAAAGTCACTTCAACAGATtccagaataaaaattaaaaacttcgTAAATCAAATTGCAAAAAATGCTGTATCGGACTGTACTattgataaaaacaataaaaaaaccgaaaaatcaatcaaattaatcAGTCCCAACGAAAGTAATATCGATATACTgaaaaagaataatcaaaaaagttccgaaaaaatacttaaaaactACGTTGAAGCGAAAAATGCgtctgaaaatattaattacaagGAAAAAAAAGCCTCAAAAAGTGcgattgttgaaaaaatcaacttattCGAGTCCAAACACGAGGAATCACCCTGTAAAATAGGCAATATACCAGTGCAAGGAAACACCGTCtcgaataaacaaatttcgaaCGGCGGCGGCGATAATTCGAAATCAAACAACGCTGTTTCTGAACAAATAAGTAACGGCAAACAATTAATTAGCGAGTACAAACAAGTAGAccgtaataataaaaaaaataaatttgaaaatgaattaaaaattccgGACAGTTCGCTAGAAAATTTCTCAAACAAATTGGAGGTTAAATATTTTAAGAGTATCGTTAACGAAACTAATAAATTGCAAAATAAAGATGACGTCAATAATAATTCTATCAGAGATAGAGtacaaatttatttggaaaaatcgaGAGCCGGCTCtggaatttcgaaaaaaaatactTCTCCGATATGCCCCGATCATATTGTACCGGAAGTagattacaagaaaaaaaatgtggCCGAAAAAAGAAAg ATTTTCGCTCAATCTTCATTAGAAATCGGACCATTTTCAAACAATTCCTCATTTTCGGATAACGAAAATAGTTTAGGATCAAGTGTGAAAAAAATCCAaccgaatttcaatatttcaaccGATATAAAAGAACCATTGAAACGTTGGTCGTTATACAGTACGATAAGTTTACCGAATCTGTCATTAGATTCGGAAAATTCTTCGATTGGTTCGGTAAAAGATAGAAAAGACTTTTGGGAGAATATTTCCGCCAAGAGTGAGAAATCTGTAATGTCGACAAAAAGTGAACTTGAAAGGAgcaaattaatttggaaaaaaccgacaattaaagaaaataacgaaaatattttcaaatcagcagacaatattttatctataactGGTAGTTTAGTTCGTACTAATACGAAAAAGTACCAATCTGTTGATGATTCTTTAGATAAATGTACTACTTTATCTATcaaagaaaggaaaaaattattagtaaaacAAGCTgaggaaattggaaaaattactgTTATAAATAATGTTGATGGAATAAAAAACAGTACggagagaaaaaataaaaagttcaatGTAAAATTTACTCCTATTCATGATAAAATCAAAAGATATAACAGCG CTTTACAATTATCAACTGGAGAACCTGTAAATGTACAACAGAGATTTGTAAAGAAAATTCATACTGCTCCCAGTATATCAACAAAAAACGACAATATCGACGTTCCAATTAATCCAGTACACCACCAATTCAATAaggcaataaaatatttcaaaaatttggagaTACAATCTCAGAATAATAATAACGGATCGAAAAATCTCCACGAATCGATTAATAAAAACCCAAGTGTGAGATATAGAAGCGGAAGTTTGAATATACCAAATGTATCTGAAAGATACTCAATAAATAATCTCTATGATGATATTTTTGGTACGAAGGGGAGTTTCAAAGGCACCCCTAATAGATCAGCAGTTGTTAAAGCTTTAGCCACGTTTTCCAAAACCCCCAAAAGAAATCTTGGAGACAACGAAGATGATATACAGTacgatttattcaaatttgttaaaaaaaggaaaagaaaaagtttgaactcgatttttgatatttattattaa